A single genomic interval of Calditrichota bacterium harbors:
- a CDS encoding DUF2156 domain-containing protein, translated as MNLENNSLSLELPLSWVRSNTKHINKTEQKFLINGINWVSLAEIPRYKKINSIISKLKTQSPQGLIIRGCNPKLERFLKSLNFESFAVGQESIIDLNKNAFEKKSLKELVRRGEKQGRFKKVKLDFENIKRLNALRTKSAHANKPQLNNLFITQPSINTDIFIWENAGGNWDAAISLSKTNNFKIQTELLIRDKNAPTGTMEALIYSTSLCLKNDGFKMWSLGEVPFIFPKNYDSNFREKLVSMLGRKLPFAYNAQGLYAFKDKFTTEWQPIYICGFPNISILSLFQLAYYSNYMRLACHQLLNKLTLKK; from the coding sequence ATGAATCTCGAGAACAATTCTCTCTCTTTGGAATTGCCATTAAGCTGGGTTAGATCCAATACCAAACATATTAATAAAACAGAGCAAAAATTTTTAATAAATGGGATAAATTGGGTTAGCCTTGCTGAAATCCCCCGTTATAAAAAAATTAACTCAATAATTTCAAAACTTAAAACGCAATCACCACAAGGTTTAATTATCCGAGGATGCAATCCAAAACTAGAGCGGTTTTTAAAAAGCCTAAATTTTGAATCTTTTGCAGTAGGACAAGAAAGCATTATCGATTTAAATAAAAATGCCTTTGAAAAAAAATCCTTAAAGGAATTAGTAAGACGAGGAGAAAAACAAGGGCGGTTTAAAAAGGTAAAATTGGATTTTGAAAATATTAAACGGTTAAATGCATTAAGAACAAAATCTGCTCATGCAAACAAACCTCAACTTAATAATCTTTTTATAACCCAACCATCGATAAACACAGATATTTTTATATGGGAAAACGCAGGTGGGAATTGGGATGCAGCCATTTCACTATCAAAAACAAATAACTTTAAAATACAGACCGAACTTTTGATTCGTGATAAAAATGCCCCAACCGGTACAATGGAGGCGTTAATCTATTCTACATCTTTATGTCTAAAAAATGATGGCTTTAAAATGTGGAGCCTGGGAGAAGTACCTTTTATTTTTCCTAAAAACTACGACTCTAACTTCAGAGAAAAACTTGTTTCAATGCTTGGCCGCAAATTACCTTTTGCATATAACGCACAAGGTCTTTATGCATTTAAAGACAAGTTTACAACAGAATGGCAACCAATATATATATGCGGATTTCCCAATATATCAATACTGTCTTTATTTCAACTTGCATATTACAGTAACTATATGCGCCTTGCCTGCCACCAGCTTCTTAATAAACTAACTCTAAAAAAATAA
- a CDS encoding tyrosine--tRNA ligase: protein MKFPSLNEQMDLIKRGTIEVLPEDEMVKKIERSIKKEKPLIIKQGFDPTAPDIHLGHTVGIRKLKHFQDLGHQVVVIIGDYTAMVGDPSDKKSTRPRLSHEQVMAHAKTYQDQFFKILDEDKTQVRFNGDWFKEMSFEQVMNLAGKFTVARMLERDDFSKRYAGQQPISIHEFFYPLMQGYDSVVIKSDVELGATEQKFNLVIGRSIQKEYEQEPQCILTLPVLEGLDGKQRMSKSTGNYIGIDEPGNEIYGKTMSIPDEMIYRYFELITDVDAEELVNIKNQLDTASVNPRDLKKYLGRTLVRMYHGEGQVDAAEKAFENLFVKKDVPDEMPEMKMDEPEMRIVDLMVFTKTAESKGAARRLVQGGAVSIDGEKINDPFQIITNDSEKVLKVGKRKFVRILKA, encoded by the coding sequence ATGAAATTTCCATCTTTAAATGAACAAATGGATCTCATCAAACGGGGAACAATTGAAGTGCTGCCCGAAGATGAAATGGTAAAAAAAATTGAGCGCTCCATAAAAAAAGAAAAGCCATTAATTATTAAACAGGGATTTGATCCAACCGCTCCGGATATCCATTTGGGACACACAGTTGGTATCCGCAAACTTAAACATTTTCAGGATTTAGGCCACCAGGTCGTTGTAATTATTGGTGATTATACGGCCATGGTTGGAGATCCCAGTGACAAAAAAAGTACACGTCCACGATTGTCTCATGAACAAGTGATGGCCCATGCGAAAACCTATCAGGATCAGTTTTTTAAAATATTGGATGAGGACAAAACACAGGTTCGTTTTAATGGTGACTGGTTTAAGGAAATGAGCTTTGAGCAGGTTATGAACCTGGCAGGGAAATTTACTGTTGCGCGCATGCTTGAACGCGATGATTTCTCAAAACGTTATGCCGGACAGCAGCCGATCAGTATTCATGAATTTTTCTATCCATTAATGCAGGGCTATGATTCGGTTGTGATAAAATCGGATGTAGAGCTAGGCGCAACTGAGCAAAAGTTTAACCTGGTAATTGGGCGCAGCATTCAAAAAGAATATGAACAGGAACCCCAATGCATTTTAACTCTTCCGGTTTTGGAAGGGCTGGACGGCAAACAGCGTATGAGCAAATCCACGGGCAATTATATTGGCATTGATGAGCCAGGTAATGAAATTTACGGCAAAACAATGTCCATTCCTGATGAGATGATTTACCGCTATTTTGAACTAATCACAGATGTTGATGCGGAAGAGTTGGTAAACATTAAAAATCAGCTGGACACCGCTTCTGTAAACCCGCGTGATTTGAAAAAATATTTGGGCCGGACACTTGTGCGCATGTATCATGGTGAAGGACAGGTTGATGCCGCCGAAAAAGCTTTTGAAAACCTGTTTGTTAAAAAAGATGTGCCGGATGAAATGCCCGAAATGAAAATGGATGAACCGGAGATGCGTATTGTTGATTTAATGGTTTTTACAAAGACGGCTGAGTCAAAAGGCGCAGCGAGACGTTTGGTTCAGGGCGGGGCAGTTTCTATTGACGGTGAAAAGATAAATGATCCTTTTCAGATTATTACAAATGATTCTGAAAAAGTTTTAAAGGTTGGAAAACGAAAATTTGTACGGATTCTAAAAGCCTAA
- a CDS encoding four helix bundle protein, giving the protein MIYALASNDETIDHLETIFETGSLNDEKLYKSLHEGLEILGKKLNKFLSSVTVQHNQ; this is encoded by the coding sequence ATTATTTATGCTCTAGCTTCAAATGATGAAACTATCGATCATCTTGAAACTATTTTTGAAACAGGCTCTTTAAACGATGAAAAATTGTATAAAAGTTTACATGAAGGACTTGAGATATTAGGAAAAAAACTAAATAAATTTTTAAGTTCAGTAACGGTACAACACAATCAATAA
- the smpB gene encoding SsrA-binding protein SmpB produces the protein MSKTIVNNRKARHEYEIVNTIETGIVLVGTEVKSLRDGKANMTDAYARMVKNELWLINLHISQYTKSTVVNHDPLRDRKLLVSKMELKKLRRQIDEKGVTLVPLTLYFKGHLVKVDLALARGKKKYDKRASIAERDMKRDQDRQSKIRY, from the coding sequence ATGAGTAAGACAATTGTAAACAATCGGAAAGCGCGGCATGAATATGAGATCGTTAATACGATTGAAACAGGAATTGTCCTGGTTGGCACTGAGGTAAAATCCCTGCGGGATGGCAAAGCTAATATGACTGACGCGTATGCCCGAATGGTTAAAAATGAGCTATGGCTGATAAATCTGCATATTTCGCAATACACTAAGTCAACCGTTGTAAATCATGATCCATTGCGCGACCGAAAGTTGCTCGTATCAAAAATGGAGCTAAAAAAACTGCGCCGCCAAATCGACGAAAAAGGCGTTACTCTTGTGCCGTTGACACTTTACTTTAAAGGGCATCTTGTAAAAGTTGACCTGGCATTGGCCCGTGGTAAGAAAAAATATGATAAACGTGCTTCCATAGCAGAACGCGATATGAAACGGGATCAGGATCGACAAAGTAAAATTAGATATTAA
- a CDS encoding ROK family protein: protein MKTRQSVIGVNLEVPNIQIGKICNNKLENLIETQIDQGESQKFILNKIADHIGDLMSEDVVGIGIGLPGLIDLEKNIVTEIHRIPSWKNVNVKSFFENKFNVPCYINNDANCFALGVKYFGKGNKCKNVIGLIVGEGFGAGLIIDNKLFSGGNCAAGEFGMIKYLDQNVEYYSSALFFKNVHKTSFTEILRKARKGDKKALKIFNEYGHHLGSALQNIILSVNPELIIIGGIVRDGFEFYKKAMWGKVNDTFFTPSTKGIRIEPRALPNLAVLGAAALYYDEQQAKVLEIEKQLRTQAEKEIENLLKNVEEGIFIIKNSLKFGSQYSAQLETILESKRLADKNFINFLKNKISNSDITTTKNYLEMMFDDSLDEKMIEELNPLDQIKVRFNESAKAKELMFSFKRIRNKNMKTTELFTMVKDITKQVELENKVKESEIKAKRQTEWVLAILKTEPVMMRDFIEGIQNEFQSIDSIFESAEQNKQYEPALLNIYSSMHLIKGNASMLDFSFFADNVHQFENKISDVLSKKKIMSKDLIELVNDYSEIKNAVYEIKEFLAQVGKLNTQIKPESNPQIVKSLENFVDKMAKEKSKKIILQSANFLEPDIPKRLQILVKDISIQLIRNSVAHGIESPKERNKMGKEDHGTLTLKSKKNQKQFSFSIHDDGRGIQIDKLKTKMQQKKEWKDINLDTLPDNEIYKSMFLAGISTSEKTDMNAGRGIGLDAVLKKVEGHNGTIEVESKQNKYCKFSIVLPLSSNN from the coding sequence ATGAAAACTCGTCAATCTGTAATAGGAGTCAATCTAGAGGTTCCTAATATCCAAATAGGAAAAATCTGTAATAACAAATTAGAAAACCTAATAGAAACTCAAATCGATCAAGGTGAGTCTCAAAAATTTATTTTAAATAAAATTGCTGACCATATCGGCGATTTAATGTCTGAGGATGTCGTTGGCATTGGCATTGGGTTGCCAGGTTTAATAGATCTTGAAAAAAATATTGTAACTGAAATTCACCGTATTCCATCTTGGAAAAACGTTAATGTAAAGAGTTTTTTTGAAAACAAGTTTAATGTCCCTTGCTATATTAATAATGATGCAAACTGTTTTGCCCTGGGTGTAAAATATTTTGGAAAAGGAAATAAGTGTAAAAATGTAATCGGGCTAATTGTAGGAGAGGGTTTTGGTGCAGGTCTTATAATTGATAACAAACTTTTTTCCGGCGGAAATTGTGCTGCTGGAGAATTTGGAATGATTAAATATTTAGACCAAAACGTTGAATATTATTCTAGTGCTTTATTTTTTAAAAATGTACATAAAACCTCATTTACTGAAATTCTAAGAAAGGCGCGAAAGGGAGATAAAAAAGCGCTAAAGATTTTTAATGAATACGGACACCATTTGGGCAGCGCATTGCAAAATATAATTTTATCTGTAAATCCCGAATTAATTATAATTGGAGGGATTGTTAGAGATGGATTTGAGTTTTATAAAAAAGCTATGTGGGGAAAAGTTAATGATACATTTTTTACGCCTTCAACAAAAGGCATCAGGATAGAACCACGAGCATTGCCAAACCTTGCTGTTTTAGGTGCTGCTGCATTGTATTATGACGAGCAACAAGCAAAAGTTCTTGAAATAGAAAAACAGCTTCGTACGCAGGCAGAAAAGGAAATCGAAAATCTTCTAAAAAATGTTGAGGAGGGAATTTTTATAATAAAAAATAGTCTAAAGTTTGGATCACAATACTCTGCTCAATTAGAAACGATTCTTGAATCAAAACGGCTGGCGGACAAAAATTTTATTAATTTTTTAAAAAACAAAATTAGTAATTCGGATATTACCACTACAAAAAACTATCTGGAAATGATGTTTGACGATAGTTTAGATGAGAAAATGATAGAAGAGCTAAACCCTTTGGATCAGATTAAGGTGAGATTTAATGAAAGCGCCAAAGCCAAAGAACTAATGTTTAGTTTTAAACGAATCCGCAATAAGAATATGAAAACCACAGAATTGTTTACAATGGTCAAAGATATAACCAAACAAGTGGAACTGGAAAACAAAGTTAAAGAATCAGAAATAAAAGCTAAGCGGCAAACAGAATGGGTTTTAGCTATTCTTAAAACAGAACCGGTAATGATGCGTGATTTCATCGAAGGAATTCAAAATGAATTTCAGTCAATCGATAGCATTTTTGAGTCTGCCGAACAAAACAAACAATATGAACCTGCATTATTAAATATTTATAGCTCTATGCATTTAATAAAAGGTAATGCCAGTATGCTGGACTTTTCTTTTTTTGCTGATAATGTCCACCAATTTGAAAACAAAATATCAGATGTTCTTTCAAAGAAAAAAATAATGTCAAAAGATTTAATAGAGTTGGTGAATGATTATTCTGAGATTAAAAATGCTGTTTACGAGATAAAAGAGTTTCTGGCCCAGGTAGGTAAATTAAACACTCAAATAAAACCAGAAAGTAATCCTCAGATAGTGAAAAGCCTGGAAAACTTTGTAGATAAAATGGCAAAAGAAAAGAGTAAAAAGATTATATTGCAAAGTGCTAATTTTTTAGAACCTGATATTCCTAAAAGGCTGCAGATATTAGTTAAAGATATTTCAATCCAACTGATTCGTAATTCGGTTGCACATGGTATTGAATCTCCAAAAGAAAGAAATAAAATGGGGAAAGAGGATCATGGAACACTCACTCTTAAATCCAAGAAAAATCAAAAACAATTTTCTTTTTCAATACACGATGATGGCCGTGGTATTCAAATTGATAAACTAAAAACAAAAATGCAGCAAAAGAAAGAATGGAAAGACATTAACCTTGACACTTTACCTGATAATGAAATTTACAAATCGATGTTTTTAGCCGGAATATCTACAAGCGAAAAGACTGACATGAATGCAGGGCGTGGCATTGGATTGGATGCTGTTCTTAAAAAAGTTGAGGGGCATAATGGAACAATTGAAGTAGAATCTAAGCAGAATAAATATTGTAAGTTTTCGATCGTTTTACCGTTATCATCAAATAACTAA